Genomic DNA from Entelurus aequoreus isolate RoL-2023_Sb linkage group LG25, RoL_Eaeq_v1.1, whole genome shotgun sequence:
CAGTAATCATTTTAACATTACCTAAATATTGTACTAAATATGGTACATTAGTGTTGACTTTTACATGCTAACTTTGTTTATCTCTTGTCTCTACAGTGTTTCTAAGGCTTCTGGTCAGCAGCTGCTGAAAAATGATTTCTTCTGCATGGAATTACTGAAGACAAACAAACAACTGGAGTTTGAATGGACTGAACCTGAAGTCGCATACATGGATTTACCCCCCTTTTAGCAAATTGTTGCGATGGAACTAGGAGGAATTAAATGATGGTTGACAGACAATAGCCCAGGTAAGATGGCTTCAATGCTGAAGTTACCAGAGTGCATGAAGAGGAAAATATTTGCAGAATCAAAGCAATAAGAGcttttaacaacaaaaaaatacacatagGGACCAAAAAAATACTAACAAAGACTAATATAAAATGCATTCACTAAGAAAGACAACAAGAGCAAGAGTATTACACTGCATTTAGGAGTGGATGAGAGTCAATGGCATTTTCGGACATTTTGATTGAAGTCATCATCCCATAGCATGTCCTATCCTGTCAAGATTGCACGTATTAATGGACAATTTGAAAATTGTCTTGACAGAATTCTGTCTCAAGGGATTCTACGTTTTTTGCATAATTGCTTTTGGATCGTGACATAATTGTTGTCCTAGGAAGGCTATGTTTACTGGGGCTGTTGTACTAGAACATCTACATGTGAGACATTTGAAGTTGAAAACGGCTTCATCCATGATATTTCATTCCTAATGCTAAACCACTTCGGCTGCAGAGGAATGACCTCACATTTTGAACAAACCGTTAAGTGAATCTTTTTTGAAGTGTAAACCACCATATCTCATTTTCACATTTAATATTATTAACCAATGTTAATGATAAAATTCCACATGCATATTCCCCTTCAACACCCTTGTAGATTTCATGAAGCATTTATTTTGTAAATACGTTTTGTTCTCTTCTGCATCCATGGTGACTGCCATCAGCCTGTCATTAACATATCAATGGTGGTACCCGTTACTGATATTACTCACTGTTGtgattttgtaagtacaaaaaaaCATGCAGAATTTTTCTAATAGCCCTGCCCCCCATTGTCTCCCCTTCGGCTTTAGCGGGAGGGGTGGAGGAGGACCTCCATATTCTACTCAACCAGCGGACCCCCAGATCTCCCCAAGGATGACGGATGATTATGCAGGGATGCAACAGCAGAGCCTGCACAGAGGCCTTCCACACTCCAGTCAAGTCAGCCCGATGCTGGCTTACAATGCTCGGAACAGAGGGACTGTAGAGCCACTGCCAACACAGGGTAACCTTCATAGTGGCAACGGCAACAACCTTTACAGGAAGGACACAATGGATTATTATTTTTCAGTGGGTGGGAAGGACCGGAACAGGAGAGGAGGTCTGGTCTACGGGGCAGGATTTGGATATCCTAACATCGATGGACACATACCGCCCCAGTACAGACATTCTGGCTCTGCATCTGTATTGTCTCCTGGAATAATGTCACAATATTCAGTGGACTACGGACCCAGCACTGGGTCAGGTGGAGGATCTGGAGCATTCTCTCCTCGTCAGTTTAATATCAGTCAGAATCCTGCATTGCAGACTATACCGGCTTCTCAGAGTCGCCAACATGGACAAACCTTTTCTTCAGTGCACCATGGGCAACAGCATAGGACGTATCCAACATCTGGGCACAGAATGACCCCTCAGTACCCACAGTACTCTCCGCAGGCTGGAGCATCCACGGGGTCATCAGGAATGTACAGCCCCCCTCCACAGAGATATCTTGATGGAACTGCGAACACCAGTTTTGATTCCAAAGTAAACAGTTCTCACAGTGTCAACTCGAATGCAAACTCTGCCTCTGGTTCAGTTGCTGGTAACAATATGGGGCCAGTAGAGAATGTTCAACAGCGTTACCATGCCTCAAATTATGCTGGATATTCTCCACATACACACCCCCTTCACAAACAAGTCACACTACAGCACCGCAACTCGCAGCACAATTTAGGTGTGGGTTATGACAACCCTCTTAAAATGCAGCACCAGGGTCCATCTCCAGGTTCTGTATATGGTAAACATCACCAAGGGTCCAACCCTAATATACCCATTGCAGCATCTGAAGAACTAGCCAAATCCCCAATGCATGCTAATTCCCAACAAAACCAGTTGAACCAAAACCTCAGCCCAATATCCAACCCTTCCCCGACTGCCTCTGCAGTACATTCCCCGAGTTGTAGCTCCACACCTTCCCCATTAATGGGTGTTTCAGAGACCTATGTGAACCCCTCTGGTCCTTCCCACCCTCCCACATCTAAAGTCCATAGCAGTCACAGTCATAGACTGATGCAGGCTGTGTCACAGTTAAGTCCTACACCCAATTCAAATAGTAGCGTCAGTAGTTGTGGCAGTCACAAAGGTCACAGCATGAGCACTGTTGGAGTAAACAGTATCCCACCAACAAACTGCAACAAAATAGGTGTAAGTTCAGGACTTGTGTCAAGAGAGGAAGGTTCATCTGTTTATTCATCTCCAGTTGTGAAGATGCAAGATGCAGGACTGAATAGCCTTAATGCTTTGAGCTCCCAAGTAGCCAATTTACCAAACACAATTCAACATGTGACGCTTAATGACAATGTGCTCTCACAGAAGAAAGGGAAAGATGGCGGACACGTGCAACAAGCAACACATGGTGTTCCACCATCACAACCAAGGAGTAGAAATGCAAGCGCGGCCTCAAGCACAAGCACAGTTAAAGATGTAGTGGGAGTTGGTGATGGTGCCAGTTTAGACACGGTTGCTGTTGAAGGTTCTTCTTATATGTCAGTTGGGTCCTCATCAGAGACCAAGACCGAGCAAGAGGATCATTTAATAGAGGCTGAACATACAAGACGGAGGCAAATGAGTGGTGCAAGCAGTGGATCTGAACCATATTTTTATCATACTCCAAGTCAAACCCAGGCACAAACATCAGCAAATGCCAAAACGTCCACTTGCAAGTCATCAGCAAAAGAAATGATTTCAAAAACAAATGAAGTTCCCACTGCTTTATCAGCATCTCCCACTTCTGAGTGTCAGTTAACAGAGACTGTGCTAAAATCACATTCAAAACTGACTGTTTCTTCATCCAGGTCGTCTAATATTCCCCTTTCCCAGCCAAACTATGTCTCACATCCTCGTTTGGTAAATAATACCCCAAAAGGTGATAGGAGTACAGAAATAACGAATGAACGCATCAAAACTGAAAATGAAGATGAGGTTGAGAAGATGGAAAAAGGAAATAACCCAATGTTATGTACTGGAGAAATCAACACAAAATATGGCCATGGCAAAGAAAATAGATTGCACACTGCATCCACTGCACACAATGACGGTGAACAAAAAACAGCTTCTGAAGAACAGCAAAATGTTGGTGTGATTGTTTCAGTTCGTTCTGAGGGAAGTCATTTTGAGAAAGGCAAACAACCGCAGGATCTCTCACTGAAAGAAAAGCAGGCACAGTCTTATTTAAAGGAGTCTAGTCATAATGGAGAGGAAGGTATTGATCTGAGTCGGTATTCATCTCGTCACTCAAAATCCAATATCGAACAGCCCCAAAATCTTGCCCAGTATGGACCACATAAATATAGTTTTGGAGAGTCAACGTATGGCTCAGATTTGTCTGTGATGAACAAAGGAAGGACTGGCCCAGCAGGTGTAATGGAATCAAGTTCCAGAGGCTATCAGCAATCTCACACTGGCTATGGCCCTGAGCATTCAAAAGATCTGAGTTCTTTAGCAGAGGCTTTTGGGAGGAAAGGACAAGCTGCAGGAACTAAAGGTCAAGAGGACAATTCGCAATTGCAACAGTTTCCTAGCCTTTTACAAGAAGTTCTTCAAGGTTATAATTTAGACAGACGTTACGGTAGACCAGAACAGCCATTTCCTGCACATCTTCAAGTTCAACAACAATTTCAGACAAGATACCCATATGGACTGGTAGAAAATCTAAGAATGGTAGATGGAGGAGCCAATGACACTATGACACAAGTTGGAAAACCACAACATCCAAACCACAGACTGGAAAGTAAACCCAGTTTTGCAATGCATCCTCAATCCTCTCTGAAGTCAGAGCCTTCCATCTCCAAAATATTGCAAAAGACGGCAAAAAAGGAAGGGGATTTCTCAGAAGATAATTTACCACAAACATTGGAGGCACAGCTAATCCAACCAAAGCATATCAATTTAGCAGACTATTCTCTTCCACAAAGAAAAGTGTCAAATGCATCGACTTTGCCCTCTGCTGTGCAGGAGCTCCTTCTGCAAGAACCTGAGCCACTAAAAGGCTGTACTGGTCAAGCAGGATCTCAAAAATCAGAGCGACGCTCAGTCATCTGTGATGTGTCACCAAATCGACGTAGCACACCTGAAAGGGACCGGGAAAGTAACAAAGAGCGAGAGAAAAATCAGATTGCCGCCTCTGTAATTCAGCATCCATTTTCTTCTACAACATCTGTCAATGATCTGaataaaaatgacattttaagaaaaaaagtggTAAAGATTGAAGCCGCGTCAACTGATACTGGTCCCAACACAGATTTTCGTGGTAGTGGTCGAACTAATGATACTGATATGGAATATCATTCAAAGACAATTTTGTTAAATTCGGAACCGTATAGGCAGATGCCCCATCCTCTAAGCTCCAATCCGTTGTCATCACCATCAAGACATCAGTCATATCTTCAGGGTGTCGATTTATCAACAGGTGATGCCAACAGTTTTGCTGCTTATCGGTTTGCAGATTCGAGAGAAAGCAGTATTATGGCACACGGCAACCCTCATTTTCCTTCCCATCATCCCTACCACAACTTATCACTCCAGAGCCAAGCAAATAAGATTCAAATGTATCCTCACCCTCGTGGACCCCTTCAGCATTCGCACGAAATAAGTGATTGGGTGAAAGCAATGAACAGGTCTGCTAAGGACATGATGATGATGCCTGTTTCCTCCCCAGTAAGACCTAAAGTCAGCCAGTCAGAGCACAGACAAAGGGTGGCTACTCAATCAGACGTGCACAGTGAACAACATGGGACCAAAAATTTGCTTCATCAGCAAAGCGGATTCTATGACATGAAAATGTGGGAGTCAACACACCCTGGAAAAGAAGGTCCTAGAGTGATTGAGACTGACTCTTGCTACAGGACGCAACCGCCTCCTCCATCATCTGTCCCTGTATGTTCCCAGGGCATTTTCCCTCATCAAAAGACGCATGTCCCAAATACAGCTGAGCCTGAGGAAACTAAACACCCCTGCCCTCCTCCATGCAACTCTACTAAACCTCAAACTGACATAACCTCTACTCAGCCACAGGTGCTGCGTCAAACTAAGTCTGGGGGACCTGCAGAGACAAATCCTCTTATATTGAGGAGGAGAGTTCGTTCTTTTATTTCTCCCATTCCTGCCAAAAGGCTACTTCAAGATGCATCTCAGCTCAGGGCTGCCGCAAATTCGCATCAGTCCCCTGGGCCGCACTCTGAGTCAAACCATCACAATGAAGATGAATCATCGTGTTCTGACGTTCCACGGCTATGTTCCCCTTTGCATAGTGATAATACCTTTCCCAAATCTCTATCCCCGTCGAGTGGTAATACGAAGGCCTTGCCTCCAAAGAAAGGACGAGGTTTGAAACTAGAGGCTATTGTTCAGAAAATATCACCAAGTGTTACTAGGCCTGCAAGCAATGTTGATGATGGAACCAATCATTACCCGGGCTTTACTCACACAGCTATCCCAAGTTTTAGTGATTCACAAGACAATGACATAACCCAATTTCCCAGAGTTTCAGGAGGGGATGATGCTTTTATGGAAGACAGTCGctcattaaatgacatgatgccCTTCAGAGGAGTTGATGAGACGGCCCCATTGCCTCTCTCTATCTACTCATGTGAACCTCACCAAACGACCCAAACCCTCAAACAAAAAGACTTTGACTTTGGATTAGGAACTTCTGTGGTGTCAGCGTCTGGTGACAAGGAAGACTTTGCTTTGCTAGGTCCTTTACCACCACCGCCACCCCTTCCTCGTCCAGTCCAGGGTTCTCCACCCCCATCGTCATCTGCCTTGTCAGACATTCAACATTTCACCAACACTTACCAGCAGCTTGAGACAAGAAGAGGAGAGCAATCTGCCACTAACCTTCTTCGACAAAAACTTCAAGAATCTGGAATGGAATTTGATGATTGTACCGGCAGTGACTACTATAGAGCTACCTCACCACATCATAGCCAATCTGAAGGACATGGTCTGAGCAGACATCCGATGTCCTCGGCTCGGTGCAATCTGTCTGCCCAAGACTCTAAGTCTCTGGACAATTCTGTGCCTAAAGGCTATTTCCCATCCGGCAAAAAGAAGGGCAGGCCAGTAGGGAGTGTGAACAAACAAAAACGCACTCAAAACCAAGGCCAAACACAAGGTTTGATCCAACCTGAAGCTCAAAACGCAAATCTGAATTCTTCTCAACCTCCACTAACTCCCATACCAGCAGCCCCCATAATTTCAGAAACAATGTCAATTCTAAGCAGCCCAGAAGTCTCCGTCACAGCTTCTATCTTGGAAAGCAAAACTTCTCCCCCTCTGACCCCACCCATTTTAACCCAGGTCGTAAAAGTGGATGTTGAGAGTGAAACGATCCAGCCAGAGCTGGAAGTCAAGCCTGTGAGACGGCGGCGCAAGGGTTTGAAAGATGAAAATGGAtcaccagaaagaagagtgcgtCAAAGGGTTAGAAGAGGAGGGCCTGCAGCATCACAATCAGCCACTACAGAGGACACAGATACACATGTAGAGGCAAAAGGGGATAACAGCGCAAATAGAGCATTCTTACATCCAAATCAGAAAGGCCTGTTTATACCACACATACATGTAGAGAACAAAGTACCAGAGATTGGGGCAGTCTGCACAATTGTAAATGCTGAGGATGACAAGTTGAAAGGAGAGCGTAATGCAGTTGGAGGGAAAACAGGTGGAAGTGGAAATGATTCCATACCAGCTTCAACTCTTTCCTCCCATGTATCCAAGAGAGAATCAGAAAGGAGAGAGGCGGACGAAGTGGAAACGACACTTCAGTCAGGAAAAGCACTCCCTTCATCTGGCTATCTTGTTTCAGGGCCTGTTCATACAGAAACAAAACACTCTGGCCGCCAGCTTTGCTGTTTATGTCAAAAATGGGCTAATTACAAACACCTTGGAGATCTTTATGGGCCTTACTATCCTGCCGAATATGCTGCAAAGCTTCCCAAGAATCAGCCCCAAGTTAGACAATGTCAAACAACCACAGGCACAATCAAAACTGGACCAAACTCAGACATCGACTTTAATACTTTGAGTACTTTCCAACCCCCACAAACACAATATCCTCAGATGACCAGACCCACAGTGATGAGTAACTGTACGGTTAGCTTAGATTCAAATCTAAAATCTCTTTCCACTGCAGTAAGAACTGCTAACTTCTTAGCTAGTAATGAGGATATAACTGGTGAGCCCAGTGCCACTGATTTATCTTACACCTCCAGCTACAGTAATAACACATCTCTAACCTGGGACATGAACCTTGATATCAGACCTATCCCAGAGCTAAAGAGAGAGCCAGACTTTGAGGTTGAACAGCAACAGTTTCCTACACAGCAGCAACCACATCCAGCGGATGAACCTCAACAACGACCACAACACCGGAAGCTGACCTCACATCCTCGTTTTAAACGGAGGCACAAATCTAGTGACAACTCTCCTAGAATGGTACCTTCCAACAGTAAGGCCTCGTTGCCCTTCCAGCCTCCACCGCCAGCCTTGGACTCCCTGGGACCGTTGGCACAACTTGCCCAGTTGCCTCAGATGCCCATGGACCCAGAGGAGTTGTGGGTTCATGAAGGGTGTATCGTGTGGACAAGTGGAGTCTACCTTGTCAATGGGAGATTATATGGCCTGCAGGAGGCACTGGATGGTGCCAGAGAAACGGTACGTGTTATTTTTAAGACTATTCCTGAGAACAGTAGTGGTTGTAATGGTATGATGACACAAGGGCCTTTATTTCTCAGAGTTGTTCATACTGTGAGATGATTGGCTCTACCCTGGGCTGCTACACTAAAGGCTGTACACTTCGATACCACTATCTGTGTGCCATTGAAGCAGGTAAGCGACCGCCTTCAACACTGGTTCCGTTACGGTAAAAAGGTTACGTTGCAAATGTTCTGATCATCTACTGAAATGTTCTGTCTCCCTTCTAGATTGTTCTCTTAACGAAGACAACTTCTCACTGCGATGTCCGAAGCACAAGGTAAAAAGCAGAAGCAGCAAATTTAGAGCATAGATTTAACACTTTTGTTCCGCGTTTCAGGTTATTACTGATCAACTTCTTTGGTCAACTCTACCTCAAGCAGGTTACGCAGGGCGTCGGGCCGGCCAAACCAACGTACTCGGAGCAGTCAGAGAGAGGGTGAGACAACTGCAGGAGTCTGG
This window encodes:
- the LOC133642679 gene encoding transcription factor 20-like isoform X2 encodes the protein MQNFSNSPAPHCLPFGFSGRGGGGPPYSTQPADPQISPRMTDDYAGMQQQSLHRGLPHSSQVSPMLAYNARNRGTVEPLPTQGNLHSGNGNNLYRKDTMDYYFSVGGKDRNRRGGLVYGAGFGYPNIDGHIPPQYRHSGSASVLSPGIMSQYSVDYGPSTGSGGGSGAFSPRQFNISQNPALQTIPASQSRQHGQTFSSVHHGQQHRTYPTSGHRMTPQYPQYSPQAGASTGSSGMYSPPPQRYLDGTANTSFDSKVNSSHSVNSNANSASGSVAGNNMGPVENVQQRYHASNYAGYSPHTHPLHKQVTLQHRNSQHNLGVGYDNPLKMQHQGPSPGSVYGKHHQGSNPNIPIAASEELAKSPMHANSQQNQLNQNLSPISNPSPTASAVHSPSCSSTPSPLMGVSETYVNPSGPSHPPTSKVHSSHSHRLMQAVSQLSPTPNSNSSVSSCGSHKGHSMSTVGVNSIPPTNCNKIGVSSGLVSREEGSSVYSSPVVKMQDAGLNSLNALSSQVANLPNTIQHVTLNDNVLSQKKGKDGGHVQQATHGVPPSQPRSRNASAASSTSTVKDVVGVGDGASLDTVAVEGSSYMSVGSSSETKTEQEDHLIEAEHTRRRQMSGASSGSEPYFYHTPSQTQAQTSANAKTSTCKSSAKEMISKTNEVPTALSASPTSECQLTETVLKSHSKLTVSSSRSSNIPLSQPNYVSHPRLVNNTPKGDRSTEITNERIKTENEDEVEKMEKGNNPMLCTGEINTKYGHGKENRLHTASTAHNDGEQKTASEEQQNVGVIVSVRSEGSHFEKGKQPQDLSLKEKQAQSYLKESSHNGEEGIDLSRYSSRHSKSNIEQPQNLAQYGPHKYSFGESTYGSDLSVMNKGRTGPAGVMESSSRGYQQSHTGYGPEHSKDLSSLAEAFGRKGQAAGTKGQEDNSQLQQFPSLLQEVLQGYNLDRRYGRPEQPFPAHLQVQQQFQTRYPYGLVENLRMVDGGANDTMTQVGKPQHPNHRLESKPSFAMHPQSSLKSEPSISKILQKTAKKEGDFSEDNLPQTLEAQLIQPKHINLADYSLPQRKVSNASTLPSAVQELLLQEPEPLKGCTGQAGSQKSERRSVICDVSPNRRSTPERDRESNKEREKNQIAASVIQHPFSSTTSVNDLNKNDILRKKVVKIEAASTDTGPNTDFRGSGRTNDTDMEYHSKTILLNSEPYRQMPHPLSSNPLSSPSRHQSYLQGVDLSTGDANSFAAYRFADSRESSIMAHGNPHFPSHHPYHNLSLQSQANKIQMYPHPRGPLQHSHEISDWVKAMNRSAKDMMMMPVSSPVRPKVSQSEHRQRVATQSDVHSEQHGTKNLLHQQSGFYDMKMWESTHPGKEGPRVIETDSCYRTQPPPPSSVPVCSQGIFPHQKTHVPNTAEPEETKHPCPPPCNSTKPQTDITSTQPQVLRQTKSGGPAETNPLILRRRVRSFISPIPAKRLLQDASQLRAAANSHQSPGPHSESNHHNEDESSCSDVPRLCSPLHSDNTFPKSLSPSSGNTKALPPKKGRGLKLEAIVQKISPSVTRPASNVDDGTNHYPGFTHTAIPSFSDSQDNDITQFPRVSGGDDAFMEDSRSLNDMMPFRGVDETAPLPLSIYSCEPHQTTQTLKQKDFDFGLGTSVVSASGDKEDFALLGPLPPPPPLPRPVQGSPPPSSSALSDIQHFTNTYQQLETRRGEQSATNLLRQKLQESGMEFDDCTGSDYYRATSPHHSQSEGHGLSRHPMSSARCNLSAQDSKSLDNSVPKGYFPSGKKKGRPVGSVNKQKRTQNQGQTQGLIQPEAQNANLNSSQPPLTPIPAAPIISETMSILSSPEVSVTASILESKTSPPLTPPILTQVVKVDVESETIQPELEVKPVRRRRKGLKDENGSPERRVRQRVRRGGPAASQSATTEDTDTHVEAKGDNSANRAFLHPNQKGLFIPHIHVENKVPEIGAVCTIVNAEDDKLKGERNAVGGKTGGSGNDSIPASTLSSHVSKRESERREADEVETTLQSGKALPSSGYLVSGPVHTETKHSGRQLCCLCQKWANYKHLGDLYGPYYPAEYAAKLPKNQPQVRQCQTTTGTIKTGPNSDIDFNTLSTFQPPQTQYPQMTRPTVMSNCTVSLDSNLKSLSTAVRTANFLASNEDITGEPSATDLSYTSSYSNNTSLTWDMNLDIRPIPELKREPDFEVEQQQFPTQQQPHPADEPQQRPQHRKLTSHPRFKRRHKSSDNSPRMVPSNSKASLPFQPPPPALDSLGPLAQLAQLPQMPMDPEELWVHEGCIVWTSGVYLVNGRLYGLQEALDGARETSCSYCEMIGSTLGCYTKGCTLRYHYLCAIEADCSLNEDNFSLRCPKHKQVTQGVGPAKPTYSEQSERG
- the LOC133642679 gene encoding transcription factor 20-like isoform X1, which encodes MQNFSNSPAPHCLPFGFSGRGGGGPPYSTQPADPQISPRMTDDYAGMQQQSLHRGLPHSSQVSPMLAYNARNRGTVEPLPTQGNLHSGNGNNLYRKDTMDYYFSVGGKDRNRRGGLVYGAGFGYPNIDGHIPPQYRHSGSASVLSPGIMSQYSVDYGPSTGSGGGSGAFSPRQFNISQNPALQTIPASQSRQHGQTFSSVHHGQQHRTYPTSGHRMTPQYPQYSPQAGASTGSSGMYSPPPQRYLDGTANTSFDSKVNSSHSVNSNANSASGSVAGNNMGPVENVQQRYHASNYAGYSPHTHPLHKQVTLQHRNSQHNLGVGYDNPLKMQHQGPSPGSVYGKHHQGSNPNIPIAASEELAKSPMHANSQQNQLNQNLSPISNPSPTASAVHSPSCSSTPSPLMGVSETYVNPSGPSHPPTSKVHSSHSHRLMQAVSQLSPTPNSNSSVSSCGSHKGHSMSTVGVNSIPPTNCNKIGVSSGLVSREEGSSVYSSPVVKMQDAGLNSLNALSSQVANLPNTIQHVTLNDNVLSQKKGKDGGHVQQATHGVPPSQPRSRNASAASSTSTVKDVVGVGDGASLDTVAVEGSSYMSVGSSSETKTEQEDHLIEAEHTRRRQMSGASSGSEPYFYHTPSQTQAQTSANAKTSTCKSSAKEMISKTNEVPTALSASPTSECQLTETVLKSHSKLTVSSSRSSNIPLSQPNYVSHPRLVNNTPKGDRSTEITNERIKTENEDEVEKMEKGNNPMLCTGEINTKYGHGKENRLHTASTAHNDGEQKTASEEQQNVGVIVSVRSEGSHFEKGKQPQDLSLKEKQAQSYLKESSHNGEEGIDLSRYSSRHSKSNIEQPQNLAQYGPHKYSFGESTYGSDLSVMNKGRTGPAGVMESSSRGYQQSHTGYGPEHSKDLSSLAEAFGRKGQAAGTKGQEDNSQLQQFPSLLQEVLQGYNLDRRYGRPEQPFPAHLQVQQQFQTRYPYGLVENLRMVDGGANDTMTQVGKPQHPNHRLESKPSFAMHPQSSLKSEPSISKILQKTAKKEGDFSEDNLPQTLEAQLIQPKHINLADYSLPQRKVSNASTLPSAVQELLLQEPEPLKGCTGQAGSQKSERRSVICDVSPNRRSTPERDRESNKEREKNQIAASVIQHPFSSTTSVNDLNKNDILRKKVVKIEAASTDTGPNTDFRGSGRTNDTDMEYHSKTILLNSEPYRQMPHPLSSNPLSSPSRHQSYLQGVDLSTGDANSFAAYRFADSRESSIMAHGNPHFPSHHPYHNLSLQSQANKIQMYPHPRGPLQHSHEISDWVKAMNRSAKDMMMMPVSSPVRPKVSQSEHRQRVATQSDVHSEQHGTKNLLHQQSGFYDMKMWESTHPGKEGPRVIETDSCYRTQPPPPSSVPVCSQGIFPHQKTHVPNTAEPEETKHPCPPPCNSTKPQTDITSTQPQVLRQTKSGGPAETNPLILRRRVRSFISPIPAKRLLQDASQLRAAANSHQSPGPHSESNHHNEDESSCSDVPRLCSPLHSDNTFPKSLSPSSGNTKALPPKKGRGLKLEAIVQKISPSVTRPASNVDDGTNHYPGFTHTAIPSFSDSQDNDITQFPRVSGGDDAFMEDSRSLNDMMPFRGVDETAPLPLSIYSCEPHQTTQTLKQKDFDFGLGTSVVSASGDKEDFALLGPLPPPPPLPRPVQGSPPPSSSALSDIQHFTNTYQQLETRRGEQSATNLLRQKLQESGMEFDDCTGSDYYRATSPHHSQSEGHGLSRHPMSSARCNLSAQDSKSLDNSVPKGYFPSGKKKGRPVGSVNKQKRTQNQGQTQGLIQPEAQNANLNSSQPPLTPIPAAPIISETMSILSSPEVSVTASILESKTSPPLTPPILTQVVKVDVESETIQPELEVKPVRRRRKGLKDENGSPERRVRQRVRRGGPAASQSATTEDTDTHVEAKGDNSANRAFLHPNQKGLFIPHIHVENKVPEIGAVCTIVNAEDDKLKGERNAVGGKTGGSGNDSIPASTLSSHVSKRESERREADEVETTLQSGKALPSSGYLVSGPVHTETKHSGRQLCCLCQKWANYKHLGDLYGPYYPAEYAAKLPKNQPQVRQCQTTTGTIKTGPNSDIDFNTLSTFQPPQTQYPQMTRPTVMSNCTVSLDSNLKSLSTAVRTANFLASNEDITGEPSATDLSYTSSYSNNTSLTWDMNLDIRPIPELKREPDFEVEQQQFPTQQQPHPADEPQQRPQHRKLTSHPRFKRRHKSSDNSPRMVPSNSKASLPFQPPPPALDSLGPLAQLAQLPQMPMDPEELWVHEGCIVWTSGVYLVNGRLYGLQEALDGARETSCSYCEMIGSTLGCYTKGCTLRYHYLCAIEADCSLNEDNFSLRCPKHKVITDQLLWSTLPQAGYAGRRAGQTNVLGAVRERVRQLQESGCSLDKGLRDDTCCEEELRRTQAEQHKGM